Proteins from one Flavobacterium sp. N2038 genomic window:
- the nagB gene encoding glucosamine-6-phosphate deaminase: MKSALDIKPDISYKSAGKFEETRFEKIHNEIFKSSAEASVIVAQEIAQLIRSKQEKNKSCVLGLATGSSPIKVYEELVRMHKEEGLSFSNVITFNLDEYYPMSKENNQSYHYFMHQHLFNHIDIKPENVNIPDGTVSIDELNQYCIDYEMNIKSAGGLDFQLLGIGRTGHVGFNEPGSHINSGTRIITLDHITRVDASSDFNGIDNVPKRAITMGVSTIMRSKRIVLMAWGQNKAEIIKRTVQGDISSEVPATFLQNHPNATFVLDQSAASELTRFKTPWLVGECIWTQELKSKAIVWLCQKTKQAILKLTDRDYNNNGMSDLLAQEGSAYDLNINMFNVLQHTITGWPGGKPNTDDSHRPERANPAKKRIILFSPHPDDDVISMGGTFSKLIKQGHDVHVVYQTSGNIAVTDDEALKFAEVSNDFVGEAAADINFKSVIKFLNNKSGNQIDSLEVRKLKGLIRRRESYAATRYIGLKDENTHFLDLPFYETGQVKKNPLGPEDIAIVKDIIAKIKPHQVFAAGDLADPHGTHEVCLNAIFAAMGELKSEKYMDDCWLWLYRGAWQEWDINEIDMAVPLSPSEVLLKRHAILYHQSQKDRVMFQGNDSREFWVRAEDRNKNTAILYDELGLAEYEAIEAFKRFDY; the protein is encoded by the coding sequence ATGAAAAGTGCTTTAGATATAAAACCTGATATTAGTTATAAGAGCGCTGGAAAATTTGAAGAGACCAGATTTGAAAAAATTCATAACGAAATCTTCAAAAGCTCTGCCGAAGCTTCGGTAATTGTAGCACAGGAAATTGCTCAATTGATCAGATCTAAACAAGAGAAAAACAAATCTTGCGTATTAGGTTTAGCAACAGGTTCTTCGCCAATAAAAGTATACGAAGAATTAGTTAGAATGCACAAAGAAGAAGGGTTGAGTTTTAGCAATGTAATCACTTTTAATTTGGATGAGTATTATCCAATGTCAAAAGAAAACAATCAGAGCTATCATTATTTCATGCATCAGCATCTTTTTAATCATATTGATATTAAACCTGAAAATGTTAATATTCCTGATGGTACAGTTTCTATTGATGAATTGAATCAATATTGTATCGATTACGAAATGAATATTAAAAGTGCAGGAGGATTAGATTTTCAATTATTAGGAATCGGTCGTACAGGTCACGTAGGTTTCAACGAACCTGGATCACACATTAACTCAGGGACTCGTATTATTACATTGGATCATATTACCAGAGTAGATGCTTCATCAGATTTTAATGGTATAGATAACGTTCCTAAAAGAGCTATTACCATGGGAGTTTCTACCATTATGAGATCTAAAAGGATTGTATTGATGGCTTGGGGACAGAATAAAGCAGAAATTATTAAAAGAACAGTTCAGGGAGATATAAGTTCAGAAGTTCCTGCAACATTTTTACAAAATCATCCTAATGCAACTTTTGTTTTAGACCAGTCTGCAGCGTCAGAGTTAACACGTTTTAAAACACCCTGGTTAGTAGGAGAATGTATCTGGACACAAGAATTAAAAAGTAAAGCGATTGTTTGGTTATGCCAAAAAACAAAACAAGCGATATTAAAATTAACAGACAGAGATTACAACAACAACGGAATGTCTGATCTTTTGGCACAAGAAGGTTCTGCTTATGATTTGAACATTAATATGTTTAATGTCTTGCAGCATACCATAACAGGATGGCCGGGTGGAAAACCAAATACAGATGATTCGCATCGTCCGGAAAGAGCCAATCCTGCTAAAAAAAGAATTATTCTTTTTAGTCCGCACCCAGATGATGATGTTATTTCTATGGGAGGAACTTTTTCAAAATTGATAAAACAAGGGCATGATGTACATGTAGTATATCAAACCTCCGGAAATATAGCGGTTACAGATGATGAAGCATTAAAATTTGCAGAAGTAAGCAACGATTTTGTTGGTGAAGCTGCAGCTGATATTAACTTCAAATCAGTAATTAAATTTTTAAATAATAAGTCAGGAAATCAAATAGACTCTTTGGAAGTTCGAAAATTAAAAGGACTTATAAGAAGAAGAGAATCTTATGCAGCAACCCGATACATTGGATTGAAAGATGAAAATACACACTTTTTAGATCTTCCGTTTTATGAAACCGGACAGGTTAAGAAAAATCCTTTGGGTCCGGAAGATATTGCAATCGTAAAAGATATTATTGCTAAAATAAAACCACATCAGGTATTTGCGGCAGGAGATCTTGCAGATCCGCATGGAACTCATGAAGTTTGTCTGAATGCAATTTTCGCAGCAATGGGAGAGTTAAAGTCAGAAAAATATATGGATGATTGCTGGTTATGGTTGTACCGCGGAGCATGGCAGGAATGGGATATTAATGAAATTGATATGGCAGTACCACTTTCTCCATCAGAAGTATTATTAAAACGTCACGCAATTTTATACCACCAGTCTCAAAAAGACAGAGTGATGTTTCAAGGAAACGATTCTAGAGAATTCTGGGTACGTGCAGAAGACCGAAATAAAAATACTGCAATTCTGTATGATGAATTAGGTCTGGCAGAATACGAAGCAATCGAAGCTTTTAAACGTTTTGATTACTAA
- a CDS encoding beta-N-acetylhexosaminidase yields MKYLFVLLLAGLTSNAQIQKEQLNLMPWPQSVVLNDGNFTLTKNFKVNITGTPNPRIYGGVTRFLRRLDGRTGIFFEQGFITKLNEVPTAELQINCTKSGKIGLYEDESYHLDIKQNKITINATSDLGALHGLETLLQMLQNNNTSFYFPVSQISDFPRFTWRGLMIDASRHFQPIDVIKRNIDGLAAMKMNVFHWHLVDDQGWRIEMKKHPKLIELASDGLYYTQEEIKNIVKYADERGILIVPEIDVPGHGSAILTAYPEIGSKVITLTGGTSEKNIQGTAISTYGIERNAGIFSPTLDPSNPKTYQLLSELFDEVCPLFTGAYFHIGGDENEGKDWDANPKIQEFKKKNNLTTNHELQTYFTMQLVPMLKKHGKQLMGWEEIMTKNMSKDAIIHSWRGPNEGVVAGQSLVDAVKKGYKTVLSNGFYIDLMYPVESHYLNDPMPKGANLSAEEKARILGGEATMWTELASSTTIDSRVWPRTAAIAERLWSAEDITDVANMRKRMDFISFRLEELGLTHIRNKGVILRNVANNQSIVALNELTNVCEPLKGYTRNKGGTEYQMYSPLTLFADACGPDAKDALAFDDSVAQYLGNKTPENKAKVSAFFNKWIALNKELSDLSANAPLVQPVLPLAKKLSKASEQMLLVLDNKSTLKAEDLKNLIEECNTKEHADVELAVYKSLKKLL; encoded by the coding sequence ATGAAATATTTATTTGTCCTACTATTAGCGGGTTTAACATCTAATGCTCAAATTCAAAAAGAGCAATTAAATCTTATGCCCTGGCCTCAAAGTGTTGTTTTAAACGATGGGAATTTTACTTTAACTAAAAATTTTAAAGTAAACATTACCGGAACCCCTAATCCAAGAATTTATGGAGGAGTAACTCGTTTTTTACGTCGCTTAGATGGAAGGACAGGTATATTTTTTGAACAAGGTTTTATTACCAAGCTAAATGAAGTACCAACAGCAGAACTTCAGATAAACTGTACTAAAAGTGGGAAAATTGGTTTGTATGAAGACGAAAGTTATCATTTAGATATCAAACAAAACAAAATTACAATAAATGCAACAAGTGATTTAGGTGCTTTACACGGCCTTGAAACCTTATTGCAAATGTTGCAGAATAATAATACATCTTTTTATTTTCCAGTTTCGCAAATTTCAGATTTTCCAAGATTTACCTGGAGAGGATTGATGATTGATGCTTCAAGACATTTTCAGCCAATTGATGTTATTAAAAGAAATATCGATGGACTGGCAGCAATGAAAATGAATGTTTTTCACTGGCATTTAGTGGATGATCAGGGATGGAGAATTGAAATGAAAAAGCATCCGAAACTAATTGAATTAGCATCAGATGGATTGTATTATACACAAGAGGAAATTAAAAATATCGTAAAGTATGCCGATGAGCGTGGTATTTTAATAGTTCCCGAAATAGATGTTCCTGGTCACGGTTCTGCAATACTTACTGCTTATCCTGAAATTGGAAGCAAGGTAATTACATTGACTGGTGGAACTTCCGAAAAAAATATTCAGGGTACAGCAATCTCTACCTATGGAATTGAAAGAAATGCTGGTATTTTTTCACCAACATTAGATCCTTCAAATCCTAAAACATATCAATTGCTAAGCGAACTTTTTGATGAGGTTTGTCCATTATTCACCGGAGCATATTTCCATATTGGAGGAGATGAAAACGAAGGGAAAGACTGGGATGCAAATCCAAAAATTCAGGAGTTTAAAAAGAAAAATAATTTAACCACAAACCACGAATTGCAGACTTATTTTACGATGCAGTTAGTGCCGATGCTTAAAAAACACGGAAAACAATTAATGGGATGGGAAGAGATCATGACAAAAAACATGTCAAAAGATGCGATTATACATTCCTGGAGAGGACCAAATGAAGGCGTTGTGGCAGGACAATCATTGGTTGATGCAGTAAAAAAAGGTTACAAAACTGTATTATCAAATGGTTTTTACATCGATTTGATGTATCCGGTTGAAAGTCATTATTTAAATGATCCGATGCCAAAAGGAGCTAATTTATCAGCTGAAGAAAAAGCGAGAATTTTGGGTGGAGAAGCAACAATGTGGACAGAGCTTGCGTCATCAACTACAATAGATTCACGAGTTTGGCCAAGAACTGCTGCGATTGCAGAAAGACTTTGGTCGGCAGAAGATATTACCGATGTTGCTAACATGCGTAAACGTATGGATTTTATCTCTTTCAGACTAGAAGAATTAGGATTAACACATATTCGCAATAAAGGAGTTATCTTAAGAAATGTAGCAAACAATCAAAGTATAGTAGCATTAAATGAATTGACGAATGTTTGTGAGCCATTAAAAGGATATACTCGTAACAAAGGAGGAACAGAGTATCAAATGTACTCTCCGTTGACTCTTTTTGCAGATGCCTGCGGACCAGATGCGAAAGATGCACTTGCTTTTGATGATTCAGTAGCTCAATATTTAGGAAATAAAACGCCGGAAAATAAAGCAAAAGTTTCAGCATTTTTCAATAAGTGGATTGCTTTAAACAAAGAATTAAGTGATTTAAGTGCAAACGCACCGCTTGTACAACCTGTTCTTCCGTTAGCAAAAAAATTAAGTAAAGCCTCTGAACAGATGTTGTTGGTTTTAGATAATAAATCAACTCTAAAAGCAGAAGATTTGAAAAACTTAATTGAAGAATGCAATACAAAAGAGCATGCAGATGTTGAGTTGGCAGTTTACAAAAGCTTGAAAAAATTATTATAA
- a CDS encoding RagB/SusD family nutrient uptake outer membrane protein, whose translation MKNKLLMFSAVLALSLGSCTGDFEDINTNETGFSNTQLEQDFNQVKAPIKTMQRGMYILVADDWQGDIQFNLNADIFSGYMGTPHDFEGNTNNSTYALLDGWNGAEWVQKYQREMVNAYNLEKLTKDKYPQFYAWSLILKVYAMHKTTDYYGPIVYSGFGNTDGSTPYDSQQAVYNQFFAELKTAIDILTPIATADKTATFFPDKTDKTDGTTAKGKVLNWVKFANSLRLRLAMRISNVDPAKAKTEGEAALAGLGVITANTENMAYLAEHPVKTYTGPWADINAGGAIVSIMNGYNDPRRATFFKTTKTGTYQGIRMGSLVDADYRTAKQDQFSQVGAIVENDMIPWFNASESYFLMAEAALKGWNVGGGSAQSFYENGIAISFAQLGAGSAADYTSDDVALPAAFTDPLNPGNNIAAQNLVTVKWSDAASNEVKLQKIITQKWIAGFPDGQEAWAETRRTGYPKLFLPVHNYSGGKIPEGTFVRRLNFFVNEKTSNPTGYAQGVSLLGGVDTGATRLWWDTGVNKF comes from the coding sequence ATGAAAAATAAATTATTAATGTTTAGTGCAGTTTTAGCTCTTTCACTAGGTAGCTGTACAGGTGATTTTGAGGATATAAATACCAATGAGACTGGTTTTAGTAATACTCAATTAGAACAAGACTTTAATCAGGTAAAGGCACCTATTAAGACCATGCAAAGAGGTATGTATATCCTGGTTGCAGATGATTGGCAAGGGGATATTCAATTCAATTTAAATGCAGATATTTTCTCCGGATATATGGGAACGCCTCATGATTTTGAAGGAAATACAAACAATTCAACTTATGCTCTTTTAGATGGTTGGAATGGGGCCGAATGGGTTCAGAAATACCAAAGAGAGATGGTTAATGCCTATAACCTTGAGAAATTAACAAAAGATAAATACCCTCAGTTTTATGCCTGGTCTTTGATCTTAAAAGTATATGCAATGCATAAAACTACAGATTATTATGGACCAATTGTATACTCTGGTTTTGGAAATACTGACGGATCAACTCCGTACGATTCTCAACAAGCAGTTTATAATCAGTTTTTTGCAGAGTTAAAAACTGCGATTGATATTTTGACTCCTATAGCGACAGCAGATAAAACTGCGACTTTCTTTCCTGATAAAACTGATAAAACAGACGGAACTACAGCTAAAGGGAAAGTGTTAAATTGGGTAAAGTTTGCTAACTCTTTAAGATTGCGTTTAGCGATGCGTATTTCTAATGTTGATCCTGCAAAAGCAAAAACTGAAGGAGAAGCTGCACTAGCAGGTTTAGGAGTTATTACTGCTAACACTGAGAATATGGCTTACTTAGCAGAGCATCCGGTTAAAACCTATACAGGTCCATGGGCAGATATTAATGCAGGAGGAGCGATTGTTTCTATAATGAATGGTTACAATGATCCAAGAAGAGCTACTTTCTTTAAAACTACTAAAACTGGAACTTATCAAGGTATCAGAATGGGAAGTTTGGTTGATGCTGATTATAGAACGGCAAAACAAGATCAGTTTTCTCAGGTTGGTGCAATTGTAGAAAATGATATGATTCCTTGGTTTAATGCTTCAGAATCTTATTTCTTAATGGCAGAAGCAGCTTTAAAAGGATGGAATGTTGGTGGAGGAAGTGCTCAGTCATTCTACGAAAATGGAATCGCAATTTCATTTGCTCAGCTTGGTGCAGGAAGTGCAGCAGACTATACTAGTGATGATGTTGCTTTACCAGCTGCCTTTACAGATCCATTAAATCCTGGTAATAATATTGCTGCACAAAACCTGGTAACTGTTAAATGGTCTGATGCAGCTTCTAATGAAGTGAAATTACAAAAAATCATCACTCAAAAATGGATTGCTGGTTTCCCTGACGGTCAGGAAGCTTGGGCTGAGACAAGAAGAACTGGTTACCCAAAATTATTCTTACCTGTACATAACTATTCAGGAGGAAAAATCCCTGAGGGAACTTTTGTAAGAAGGTTGAATTTCTTCGTAAACGAGAAAACTTCAAATCCAACTGGTTATGCGCAAGGTGTTAGCCTTTTAGGAGGTGTTGATACTGGAGCAACTAGACTTTGGTGGGATACTGGAGTGAATAAATTCTAA
- the chiA gene encoding T9SS-translocated chitinase ChiA has product MKHYYRLLFLLLFPLLALAQPAHGKKVVGYYAQWSIYARDFNVPKIDGSKLTHLNYSFYGTTYDPAHPENTKLKCLDTYADFEHMEGGIPWDAPVKGNFYDLKKLKEKYPHLKVLISVGGWTKGQDLSPIAASPVARAALAADMANFITTYPFIDGFDIDWEYPLSGGTDGTEIVNGAPVPPQKYSPDDNKNLVLLLKAMRQAMPNKLITIAAGNNVRNVSKQYLGPNNRSQYGMTEDISTYCDYITYFGYDFGGNWYDKTCYNAPLYASGNTNDPLYGATQSESLDELTNQYLNVIGFPANKLIMGLPFYGKKFDNVAANSTNGLFVAAPRYVVPGCTNPQNPTGTWDGSGACEKSGSIEICDLVGNPVTNSHAYLDPNTMQVTASAASAGWVRYFDNTTKVPYLYNSTLKQFISYEDKQSMDLKVQYIKSKNLAGGMIWELSQDTRGSIPNSLLTQVDTSFGSVVPGTVSISGSVKNGSALVTDVTVELRDAANTVIQTVVSATGNFTFNNLTSGQNYGLTAAKASYTFTPVTLINVTQNQTAVIINGSQPTYTVSGTVLDGSAAVSGVTVSATSGATVLTAVSNASGAYSVAGLTAGLNFTVTAAKTGFSYTPTSTVYNAISANKTLNFTQGAAVVYYTVNGTILNNATPVSGVTVTASSTGGNFTAVTNASGTYSLSLPAAGNYTVTAALSGQTYTPASTVYSNLNANKTLNFTQDVVVTTSKISGTVKNGTTPVSGAKVELVLPWTDNAHPWKSVLATTDAQGKYSFDNSVIDGYTTITSLKLNTWSNGEVNYYPNNLANFAVPASPTIYNFNTSATGKMALAAATNLISGTVKNGSTPVANAKVEIVLPWTDNTHNWKSVLATTDASGNYTFDNSIVAGYTQILSLKLNSWQNGEVAYFPNNLANFAVPTTPTVYNFNTQTTVVTKPVVAITAPTASAIAINLGSAINFVASVGLSAADATTISSVVFSLDGQSISATNSSGTYTAVWTPVANQFSQSHTLAVTATASNGTTDSKTYSFTLNCSGANCPNTLPVITWNTPSNTTVYQSTFQAVPISVTAVDSDGSVSGVTITINGGTFNMTAGTNNTYTYNFTPTATAYQDYPIVIKATDNKAAVTTLNNTIKIATISGNRFIPLPSKIILGYAHSWENTSAPFLYFSQIKGSKFNVVDYSFVETVNRDGYTPILTTNDARYLTNGVFDKQLLKNDIKSLRDSGVPVIVSIGGQNGHVVLDNVTQKNIFVNGLKAIIDEYQFDGVDIDFEGGSMNFSAGGLRDISYSGISAYPRLKNVVDAFKELKAYYGPGFLLTAAPETQYVQGGYSTYTDTFGSFLPIIQNLRNELDLLAVQLYNTGGENGLDGQYYGTAKKANMVTALTDMVIKGYNIGTTGMHFDGLPASKVLIALPACPSAAGSGYLTPTEGINAMDYLRNGTTFSGRTYTMQPGGPYPSLRGLMTWSVNWDASSCGNSSELSKAYAAYFASQSAAKTLALDDISSKSSATIATFKGSSLSVVNESEDIAQVDVFNTIGQSIVSHRNVQNNKEILLYNQSFSTKQLFLVIVTDRAGNKKSFKVMNFLN; this is encoded by the coding sequence ATGAAACATTATTACAGATTGCTCTTTTTGTTACTGTTTCCCTTACTCGCGTTAGCCCAACCGGCTCACGGAAAAAAAGTAGTGGGGTATTATGCGCAATGGTCTATTTATGCCCGGGACTTCAATGTTCCGAAGATAGATGGAAGTAAATTGACGCATTTAAATTATTCTTTTTATGGGACAACTTATGATCCTGCCCATCCGGAGAATACAAAATTAAAATGTTTGGATACTTATGCTGATTTTGAGCATATGGAAGGCGGAATCCCTTGGGATGCTCCGGTAAAAGGAAACTTTTATGACTTGAAAAAGTTAAAAGAAAAGTATCCTCATTTAAAAGTCTTAATTTCTGTTGGAGGCTGGACAAAAGGTCAGGATCTTTCTCCAATTGCCGCTAGTCCTGTGGCAAGAGCTGCTCTGGCTGCAGATATGGCAAACTTTATTACTACTTATCCATTTATTGATGGTTTCGACATTGATTGGGAATATCCTCTTTCTGGTGGAACTGATGGAACTGAGATCGTAAATGGTGCACCGGTTCCTCCACAAAAATATAGCCCTGATGATAATAAAAATTTAGTGCTTTTATTGAAAGCAATGCGTCAGGCAATGCCAAATAAACTTATTACAATTGCAGCCGGAAATAATGTTAGAAATGTTTCTAAACAGTATTTGGGCCCAAACAACAGATCACAATACGGAATGACAGAAGATATTTCGACATATTGCGATTATATTACTTACTTCGGATATGATTTTGGAGGAAACTGGTATGATAAAACATGCTATAATGCGCCTTTGTATGCAAGCGGAAATACAAATGATCCATTGTATGGTGCTACGCAATCAGAATCACTTGATGAATTAACAAATCAATATTTAAACGTAATTGGTTTCCCTGCCAACAAATTAATCATGGGATTACCATTTTACGGAAAAAAATTCGATAACGTTGCTGCAAATTCAACAAATGGATTGTTTGTTGCAGCACCAAGATATGTAGTTCCTGGATGTACAAATCCGCAAAACCCAACCGGAACATGGGATGGTTCTGGAGCTTGTGAAAAATCAGGAAGTATCGAAATTTGCGATTTGGTTGGAAATCCGGTTACAAATTCACATGCCTATTTAGATCCAAATACTATGCAGGTTACTGCAAGTGCAGCTTCGGCAGGATGGGTAAGATATTTTGATAATACTACAAAAGTTCCTTATTTATACAACTCGACTTTAAAGCAGTTTATCAGTTATGAAGATAAACAGTCAATGGACTTAAAAGTGCAGTATATAAAATCAAAAAACTTAGCCGGAGGGATGATTTGGGAATTATCTCAGGATACAAGAGGTTCAATTCCAAATTCATTATTAACACAGGTTGATACTTCGTTTGGAAGTGTTGTTCCGGGAACAGTAAGTATTTCAGGTTCTGTAAAAAATGGCTCAGCTTTAGTTACAGACGTTACTGTTGAATTGCGTGACGCAGCAAATACGGTAATACAAACTGTGGTTTCAGCAACCGGTAACTTTACTTTCAACAACTTAACTTCCGGGCAAAATTATGGTCTTACAGCTGCAAAAGCGAGCTATACTTTTACTCCGGTAACGTTAATAAATGTTACTCAAAACCAAACAGCAGTTATTATTAACGGATCACAGCCAACTTATACGGTGAGCGGAACTGTTCTTGACGGATCTGCAGCAGTATCTGGAGTTACAGTTTCTGCAACTTCTGGTGCAACTGTTCTTACTGCGGTTTCCAATGCAAGTGGTGCTTATAGCGTTGCAGGATTAACAGCAGGTTTAAATTTTACCGTTACAGCTGCAAAAACAGGATTCTCTTATACACCAACTTCAACAGTTTATAATGCAATCAGCGCAAATAAAACGTTGAATTTTACTCAGGGTGCAGCGGTAGTTTATTATACAGTAAACGGAACAATTTTGAATAATGCAACTCCGGTTTCTGGTGTAACGGTTACAGCGTCTTCTACAGGAGGGAACTTTACGGCAGTTACAAATGCAAGCGGTACTTATTCATTAAGTTTACCAGCTGCAGGAAATTATACAGTAACAGCAGCTTTAAGCGGACAAACTTATACACCGGCTTCTACAGTATATTCTAATCTGAATGCTAATAAAACATTAAACTTCACACAGGATGTTGTTGTAACTACAAGTAAAATTAGCGGAACGGTTAAAAACGGAACTACTCCGGTTTCGGGTGCAAAAGTAGAATTGGTTTTACCATGGACAGATAATGCACATCCGTGGAAAAGTGTTCTGGCAACAACAGATGCGCAAGGAAAATACAGTTTTGATAATTCAGTTATAGACGGTTATACAACCATTACAAGTTTAAAACTAAATACTTGGTCAAACGGAGAAGTTAATTATTATCCAAATAATCTAGCCAACTTTGCAGTTCCTGCAAGTCCAACAATATACAATTTTAATACTAGCGCTACCGGCAAAATGGCATTGGCAGCAGCTACAAACTTAATCAGCGGAACTGTAAAAAATGGTTCAACGCCAGTAGCCAATGCAAAAGTAGAAATTGTTTTACCGTGGACAGATAACACACACAACTGGAAAAGCGTTTTGGCAACAACAGATGCATCAGGAAATTATACTTTCGATAATTCAATTGTAGCAGGTTATACGCAAATATTAAGCTTGAAATTAAATTCATGGCAAAACGGAGAAGTAGCTTATTTTCCAAATAACCTGGCAAACTTTGCTGTTCCGACAACGCCAACAGTTTATAATTTCAATACACAAACAACAGTTGTGACTAAGCCAGTGGTTGCTATTACAGCACCGACAGCTTCGGCGATTGCTATAAACTTAGGATCAGCAATTAATTTCGTTGCAAGTGTTGGATTAAGTGCTGCCGATGCCACTACAATCTCGTCTGTTGTATTTAGTTTAGATGGACAAAGCATAAGCGCTACCAATTCTTCTGGAACTTACACAGCAGTTTGGACACCAGTTGCAAATCAGTTTTCGCAAAGTCACACTTTAGCCGTTACAGCTACTGCATCAAATGGAACAACAGATTCAAAAACATATAGTTTTACATTAAATTGTTCTGGTGCAAACTGTCCAAATACATTACCTGTAATTACTTGGAATACACCATCAAACACTACTGTATACCAAAGTACTTTCCAGGCTGTGCCAATTTCAGTTACAGCTGTTGATAGTGACGGATCAGTTTCAGGTGTTACGATTACAATAAATGGAGGCACATTTAACATGACAGCAGGTACAAATAATACTTATACGTATAATTTTACACCAACCGCAACCGCTTATCAGGATTATCCAATTGTAATTAAAGCAACTGATAATAAAGCTGCTGTAACTACATTAAACAATACTATTAAAATCGCTACAATAAGTGGTAATAGATTTATTCCGCTTCCATCTAAAATTATTTTAGGATATGCGCATTCTTGGGAAAATACTTCTGCTCCATTCTTATATTTTTCTCAAATAAAAGGAAGTAAGTTTAACGTAGTGGATTATTCTTTCGTAGAAACCGTTAATCGTGATGGTTATACGCCAATACTAACCACAAACGATGCTAGATATTTGACCAATGGTGTTTTCGATAAGCAATTGTTGAAAAATGATATCAAATCTTTAAGAGATAGCGGTGTTCCAGTTATCGTCTCTATTGGAGGTCAAAATGGTCATGTCGTTTTAGATAATGTAACTCAGAAAAATATTTTTGTTAATGGTCTAAAAGCTATTATTGATGAGTATCAATTTGATGGAGTTGATATTGATTTTGAAGGCGGATCGATGAATTTTAGTGCAGGAGGTTTAAGAGATATTTCTTATTCAGGTATTTCTGCTTATCCAAGATTAAAAAACGTAGTAGATGCTTTCAAAGAGTTAAAAGCCTACTATGGCCCTGGATTTTTATTAACTGCAGCTCCGGAAACACAATACGTACAAGGAGGATATTCTACTTATACGGATACTTTTGGTTCTTTCCTGCCAATCATTCAAAACTTACGTAACGAATTAGATTTGTTAGCCGTACAATTGTATAATACAGGAGGAGAAAACGGATTAGATGGCCAATATTATGGTACAGCTAAGAAAGCAAACATGGTAACAGCCCTAACAGATATGGTGATAAAAGGGTATAACATTGGTACAACAGGAATGCATTTTGATGGTTTACCAGCTTCAAAAGTTCTTATTGCATTACCAGCTTGTCCAAGTGCAGCAGGTAGCGGTTATTTAACACCGACTGAAGGAATCAATGCGATGGATTATTTAAGAAACGGAACCACTTTTTCAGGAAGAACATACACTATGCAGCCAGGCGGACCATATCCTTCTTTAAGAGGTTTAATGACTTGGTCTGTAAACTGGGATGCCTCTTCTTGTGGTAATTCATCTGAATTATCTAAAGCGTATGCCGCTTATTTTGCATCACAGTCTGCAGCAAAAACGTTAGCGCTTGATGATATTTCTTCAAAAAGCAGTGCTACGATAGCTACTTTTAAAGGTAGTTCACTATCGGTAGTAAATGAATCTGAAGATATTGCTCAGGTGGATGTGTTCAATACCATTGGGCAATCAATCGTAAGTCACAGAAATGTTCAGAATAACAAAGAAATACTGCTTTACAATCAAAGTTTTTCAACTAAACAATTGTTTTTGGTTATTGTAACAGATAGAGCAGGAAACAAAAAATCATTTAAAGTGATGAACTTTTTGAACTAA
- a CDS encoding DUF3592 domain-containing protein, translating into MKAISIIKYVFLTIGVLMLAGAFYLYQDKQAFLKRAETVQGTVVELISKRSDKSTTYAPVVAFATKAGNKIEFTSSVSSNPPSYNEGESVEVLYDPANPNDADINGFASLWLGTLILGILGTVFFLIGFGIIWFGILKQKKFQYLRNNGKRIDTKFIQVHLNYSMTENGRNPFQISSQWLDPKTNEMYVFESENIWFDPTEFIKTDDIKVLINPDNPKKYMMDISFLPVMK; encoded by the coding sequence ATGAAAGCTATATCTATAATTAAATACGTGTTCCTTACAATTGGAGTGCTTATGCTTGCAGGAGCTTTTTATCTTTATCAGGATAAACAGGCCTTTTTAAAAAGAGCAGAAACTGTTCAGGGAACAGTTGTTGAATTAATTAGTAAAAGATCTGATAAATCTACTACTTATGCGCCCGTAGTTGCTTTTGCAACAAAAGCCGGAAATAAAATTGAATTTACTTCATCTGTCAGCAGTAATCCTCCAAGTTATAACGAAGGAGAAAGTGTTGAAGTTTTGTACGATCCCGCTAATCCAAATGATGCTGATATTAACGGATTTGCTTCGTTGTGGCTTGGAACGTTAATACTTGGAATTTTAGGAACAGTTTTCTTTTTGATAGGTTTTGGTATTATTTGGTTCGGTATTTTAAAACAAAAAAAGTTCCAGTATCTTCGCAATAATGGCAAACGTATCGATACAAAATTTATTCAGGTACACCTAAATTATAGTATGACGGAAAACGGAAGAAATCCGTTTCAGATATCAAGTCAGTGGCTTGATCCAAAAACGAATGAAATGTATGTTTTTGAAAGCGAAAATATTTGGTTTGATCCAACAGAGTTTATAAAAACAGATGATATTAAGGTTTTGATTAATCCGGATAATCCAAAGAAATATATGATGGATATTTCATTTTTACCTGTTATGAAATAA